The following are encoded in a window of bacterium genomic DNA:
- a CDS encoding LacI family transcriptional regulator: MKITIKDIARKAQVSPITVSRALNDKQDINPNTKKAILKIANDLGYFPNMLAQSLKSKKSKTLGVILRDISDPFYAEILQGISLTAAREGYQIILSISSRSGVDLDLEYNTLKMMLQKQVDGVLIIPEHEDLRYFAYLQKIHTPFVLLNRVPKGVQCDYVATDQQEGSRLAVSHFIKNGKKNIAYLVRRPLSGVVLTRIAACEKTLLDHGLSKNSMRVVECEDALVAAYEQTKITLKQHPEVNGIYTWDDVMAMGAIKASIELGCRIPDGVGIIGYDDIELAKYYNPALTTIRQNIQLIGRTAAEILIEKIHNGVQATKKAVILKPELVIRGTA, encoded by the coding sequence ATGAAAATTACTATTAAAGATATAGCCAGAAAGGCTCAAGTTTCGCCGATCACTGTTTCCAGAGCGCTGAACGATAAGCAGGACATCAATCCCAATACAAAAAAGGCCATTTTAAAAATTGCGAATGATCTGGGCTATTTCCCTAATATGTTGGCGCAGAGTTTGAAATCGAAAAAGTCCAAAACACTGGGAGTGATCCTTCGCGACATCAGTGATCCATTTTACGCTGAAATATTACAGGGTATTTCGCTGACAGCCGCTCGAGAAGGGTATCAAATCATTTTGTCCATCTCTTCCAGATCCGGAGTCGATCTGGATTTGGAATACAATACTCTGAAAATGATGCTGCAAAAGCAAGTGGATGGGGTATTGATTATTCCGGAGCACGAGGATCTCCGCTATTTCGCCTATTTGCAGAAAATTCATACGCCCTTCGTTCTTCTCAATCGCGTTCCCAAGGGGGTCCAGTGCGATTATGTTGCCACCGATCAGCAGGAGGGATCCCGACTGGCAGTAAGTCATTTTATAAAAAACGGCAAAAAGAACATCGCCTATTTGGTCCGACGACCGTTATCCGGCGTCGTACTCACCCGCATCGCCGCATGTGAAAAAACGCTTCTGGATCATGGTCTGTCGAAAAATTCGATGCGGGTGGTCGAATGCGAAGATGCTCTCGTGGCTGCCTATGAACAGACAAAAATAACGCTCAAACAGCATCCCGAAGTGAACGGCATTTATACTTGGGACGATGTAATGGCCATGGGCGCCATCAAAGCCTCTATCGAACTGGGCTGCAGGATACCGGATGGTGTCGGCATCATCGGTTATGATGATATTGAATTGGCGAAATATTATAATCCCGCTTTAACCACGATCCGGCAGAACATTCAGCTCATCGGACGAACCGCCGCAGAAATCCTGATCGAAAAAATCCATAACGGTGTTCAGGCTACGAAAAAAGCGGTGATCTTAAAGCCTGAACTGGTTATCAGAGGGACCGCTTGA